The window CCGGATGACGGGGATGACGTCCGCGGGCAGCGCATCCACATGCGCCCACACCAGCTCGGACGCCTTGTCGGGCTCGCCGATCGTCGGCTGCGCGCCGGGTGGAAGGTCGGCGACGAAGAAGAAGTCGATGTAGGCGTCGCCGTCCGCGCGCCCGTGCTGGACCAGCGCGAGCCGCACGTCGCCCGGGTCGAGCTCCACCCGGATCTCCTCGCGCGTCTCCCGCAGGACCGCGGCGGTGGCCGACTCCCCCGGCTCGACGTGCCCGGCGGGGAGGGACAGCTCGCCGTCCCGGTAGCCCGTGCCCATACGACGCTGCAGCAGGAGGCGATCGCCGTCGAAGAGGCAGAGGTAGACGGCCGCAGGGTAGGTGGTGCGCACCCTCCATTGTGTCCGCTGTCGGTCGTCCGGCGTACAGTGCCGGCACAGCTCTGCGCCGGTTCGACCCCCTTCCGAAACCGGGTCGATACCGCCAGATTTCATTTGCGAGATTCGAACATGTGTTCGAAAATAGGAGGGTGTCACTCGCAGCCTCCTCACTCAGCGAACCGGTCGTCGACCGGGCGCAGGTGCACGAGCTGCAGACCCGCATCCGGCAGATGCAGGCGACCAAGCTCGAGAGCCGGACGCTGCAGACGCATCCCGCCCTCTCCCCCCTCCTCCCTGGCGGCGCGCTCAAGGCGGGGGTGGCCTACTCGGTGCAGGGGTCGACCACCCTGCTGATGGCGATGCTCGCCGGTCCGAGCGCGGCCGGCGCCTGGTGCGGTGTGGTGGGCATGCCCGATTTCGGCGCGGAGGCCGCGAGCCGGTTCGGCATCGACCTCGAGCGGCTGGTGCTGGTGCCGCATCCCGGCGACGACTGGTTGACCGTCACCGCGGCCGTCGTCGACGTGCTCAGCGTGGTCGTCGTCGCCCCGCCGTCCCGCGCCACGGGCGGCGACGTGGCGCGCCTGAGCGCCCGGTTGCGGCAGCGCGAGGCGACGCTCATCGTCGCGGGCGACTGGCCTCAGGTCGAGGCCACGCTGCGGGTCGCGCGGAGCGGCTGGGACGGGCTGGGCGCCGGGTACGGCTACCTCTCGTCCCGACGGGTGACGGTGGAGTCCGCGCCGCGCGGCGGGTCCGGCCCGCGCCGCGCCGCCGACCTGTGGCTGCCGGCGGTCGACGAGAGCTTCCGCGCCACCGCCCCCACCCGGCTCGAGGCGGTGGGCTGATGGCCGCCACCAAGGGGTACGAGCCGGCCGTGACCCGCGCCATCGTGGTGTGGTGCCCCGACTGGCCGGTGATCGCGGCCCAGCAGGCGCTCGACCTGGCGCCGGAGCTGCCGCTCGCCCTGGTCGAGAAGGGTCTCGTCTTCGCGTGCTCGGAGGCGGCGCGCTCCGACGGTGTGAAGCGGGGGCTCCGGATGCGCGAGGCGCAGGCCCGCTGCCCCCAGCTGGAGGTGGTCCCGTACGACCCGGTGCAGGATGCGCGCGCCTTCGACCCGGTGCTCGCCCGGGTGGAGGAGATCACGCCCGGCGTCCAGCCGGTCCGCCCCGGCACGTTCGGGCTGCGGGCGCGCGGCCCCGCCCGCTACTACGGCGGAGAGGAGGAGGCGGCCGCCGAGCTGCTGCGCTGCCTCGAAGAGCTGGGCCTGCCGGATGCGCGGGTCGGCGTCGCCGACGGACCGTTCGCCGCCGAGCAGGCGGCCCGCTCCACCGGCGGCACCCGCACCCGCGTGCGGGTCATCCCGGCGGGCGGCTCCCCCGCGTTCCTCGCGCCGCTCCCGGTCGCACAGCTCGGACTCTCCGACCTCACGCCGCTGCTGCGCCGGCTCGGGCTGCACACGCTGGGCGACATCGCCGCGCTCTCCCGCGTCGACATGCGCGAGCGGTTCGGCGAGCGGGGCGAGCAGGCGCACACCCTGGCCAGCGGGCTCGACGGCACCGCCGTGGTGCCGCGCACCCCGCCGAAGCAGCTCGACCGCGCGATCGAGTTCGAGCCTCCCCTCGACCGGGTCGACCAGGTGACCTTCGCGGTGCGCGGCGCCGCGGAGCAGTTCATCGCCGGCCTCACCAAGGCGGGGCTGGTGTGCACGTCGCTGCGGGTGGAGGTGACCGACGAGTCCGGGCGGGTGAGCGATCGCACCTGGCTGCACCCCCGGCTGTTCTCAGCGCCGGATGTGGTCGACCGGGTGCGCTGGCAGCTGCAGGGCGCGGGCGCCATCGACTCCGGCCTGGCGTCGCCGATCTCCCGCGTCGCCCTCGCGCCGGAGGCGGTCGACGACATCGGCCACCACGAGGACGGCCTGTGGGGCGGCGGCGCCGACGAGCGCATCCACCACGGCCTCACCCGGGTGCAGAGCATGCTCGGGCACGAGGCGGTGGTCACCGCCACGATCGCGGGCGGCCGCGCCCCCGCGGAGCGGCAGGTGCTGGTGCCGTGGGGCGACCGTCCGGTCGGGGTCGCGCGCGCGGACCGGCCGTGGCCCGGGTCGCTCCGCGCCCCGGCGCCGTCGACGGTGTTCGAGGTGCCGCGTCCCGTCGCGGTGCTGACGGTGGAGGGCGCACCGGTCGAGGTGACCGACCGCGGCGACGTCACCGCACCGATCGCCCTGTTCTCGGCGACCGGCACGCCGCGGGATGCGCGGCCCGTCGACTCCTGGGCAGGCCCGTGGCCGGTGCGCGAACGGTGGTGGGATGCGTCGCTCGCGCGGGCGATGCACCGGTTCCAGCTGGTGGACGCCGACGGTACGGCGTGGCTGCTCTCCCTCGCCGGCTCCGGCTGGTTCGCGGAAGCGCGGTACGACTGATGGGATTCGACAACCCGCCCATCCCGTGGGCCGAGTTCGAGCGCCGGCTCTCCGGACGGCGCACCGGTCAGCAGGCCGACGAGCGGCCGTCGTCGCGCAAGCGGCAGAAGTACGTCCCGCAGCCCATCCCGAAGGCACCGGAGGAGGCCGTCCGGTACGCGGAGCTGCACGCGCACAGCAACTTCAGCTTCCTCGACGGCGCCTCCTCCCCGGAGGAGCTGTTGGAGGAGGCGACACGGCTGAACCTGCACGCGCTCGCGCTCACCGACCACGACGGGCTCTACGGCGTCGTGCACCTGGCCGAGGCCGCCGAGGCGTACGACCGGGTGAAGACCGTGTTCGGCGCCGAGCTCTCACTCTCGCTCTCCAAGCCGCAGAACGGCGAGCCCGACCCCGAGGGCAGCCACCTCGTCGTGCTCGCCCGGCAGCAGGAGGGCTACCACCGGCTCGCCGCCGCGATCACCGCCGGTCAGCTCGCCGGCGACGAGAAGGGCCGCCCGGTGTACCGCCTCGACGAGCTGGCCCAGCAGTCCGCCGGCGAGTGGATGGTGCTGACCGGCTGCCGGAAGGGCGACGTGCGGCTGGCGCTCGCCGGCGGGGGCGAACGCGCCGCCGAGCGCGAGGTCGCGCGCCTGACCGAGCTGTTCGGGCGCGACAACGTGCTCGTCGAGCTGATCGACCAGGGCGGCCCGCGCGACTCCACCGAGAACGACATCCTGGCCCGCATCGCCGGGCGGCTGGGCCTGCCCACGGTCGCGACCAACAACGTCCACTACGCGAGCCCCGCGCAGTACCCGCTCGCGACCGCCGTCTCCGCCGTGCGCGCCCGCCGCAGCCTCGACGAGCTCGACGGCTGGCTTCCGGCCGCCGGGGCTGCGCACCTGCGCAGCGGCGCGGAGATGGCCCGCCGCTTCGCCCGCTACCCCGGCGCGGTCGAGCGGACGGTCGACATCGCCGACGACCTCGCGTTCCGTCTCCGGAGCGCACGTCCGCGGCTGCCGAAGCAGGACGTCCCCGACGGCCACACCCCGATGAGCTGGCTGCGCGAGCTCACCTGGCGCGGGGCCGCGGAGCGCTACCCCGACCTCGACCGCAACCCGGCGAAGCGGGAGCGGATCGAGCGCGAGCTCGACGTGATCGAGGCGAAGGACTTCCCCGGCTACTTCCTCATCGTCCACGACATCGTGCGCTTCGCCCGCAGCCGCGGCATCCTCTGCCAGGGTCGCGGGTCGGCCGCGAACTCGGCCGTCGTCTACCTCCTGGGCATCACCGCCGTCGACTCGATCAAGTACGACCTGCCGTTCGAGCGGTTCCTCTCCAGCATGCGGGAGGAGGAGCCCGACATCGACGTCGACTTCGACTCCGACCGGCGCGAGGAGGTCATCCAGTACGTCTACGCCAAGTACGGCCGGCACAACGCCGCACAGGTCGCCAACGTCATCACGTACCGCCCGAAGAACGCCGTGCGCGACATGGCGAAGGCGCTCGGCTACTCCACCGGTCAGCAGGACGCCTGGAGCAAGCAGATCGACGCCTGGGGAAGCGTCCAGACCAGCGACGACCACGACATCCCGGACGACGTGGTGGGGATGGCCCAGCAGGTGCTCAAGTTCCCGCGGCACCTCGGCATCCACTCGGGCGGGATGGTGCTCACCGATCGTCCCGTCGGCGAGGTGTGCCCGATCGAGCACGCCCGCATGGAGGGGCGCACGGTGCTGCAGTGGGACAAGGACGACTGCGCGTGGATGGGTCTGGTCAAGTTCGACCTGCTGGGGCTCGGGATGCTCTCCGCGCTCGACTACTCGATGCGCACCATCGAAGCGTCGCTGGGCGAGAAGTGGACGCTCGAGACCATCCCCAAAGAAGAGGCGGGCGTCTACGACATGCTCTGCCGGGCCGACTCCATCGGCGTGTTCCAGGTGGAGAGCCGCGCCCAGATCGGGACGCTGCCGCGCCTCCAGCCGCGCAGCTTCTACGACCTGGTGATCGAGATCGCCCTGATCCGCCCCGGCCCCATCCAGGGCGGCGCGGTGCACCCGTACATCCGCCGCAAGCTCGGCAAGGAGCCGGTCACCTACCTGCACCCGTCGCTGGTTCCGGTGCTGGAGCGGACGCTGGGGGTGCCCCTGTTCCAGGAGCAGCTGATGCAGATGGCGGTCGCGGTCGGCGACTGCACGGCGGAGGACGCCGACCAGCTTCGCCGTGCGATGGGATCGAAGCGCGGGGTCGAGAAGATCGACGCGCTCAAGGCGAAGCTGTACGCGGGGATGGCGCACAACGGCATCACCGGAGCCGACGCCGACGCGATCTACGAGAAGATCGAGGCGTTCGCCAACTTCGGCTTCGCCGAGAGCCACGCGATCAGCTTCGCCCTGCTGGTCTACGTGAGCTCGTGGATGAAGCTGCACTACCCCGGCGCGTTCCTCGCCGGCCTGCTGCGTGCGCAGCCGATGGGCTTCTACTCGCCGCGCACGCTCACCGCCGACGCCCGCCGCCACGGCGTGATCGTGCACCGGCCCGACATCCAGCGCTCCGGCGTCTTCCCGCTGCTCGAGCCGCTGGATGCGGCGCAGCCCGGCCCGAGCGGCGCCGACGCGTGCCGGGAACCCGACCAGCCGCCGATCGAGCGGTTCGACCCGGCCGTGCCGCTCGACTTCGCGGCGCACCGGCGCGACGCCGGCCATGCGGTCCGCCTCGGGCTCGCGGCCGTCACCTCCATCGGCGAGAAGGTCGCCGAGCGGATCGTCGCCGAGCGGGAGGCGGACGGGCCGTACCGCGACCTCGCCGACCTCGCCCGCCGCACCGGCCTCAACACCGGCCAGCTGGAGGCGCTCGCCGCGGCCGGAGCCTTCGAGGGCTTCGACCTGAGCAGGCGGCAGGCGATCTGGGAGGCCGGCAACGCCGCCCAGGAGCGTCCCGAGTTCCTGGCGGGCACCGCGATCACGGTCCAGCCGCCGCTCCTGCCGCTGCTCTCCCCCGCCGAGCAGCTCGCCAGCGACCTGTGGTCGACCGGGATCTCGACCGACGACCACCCCATCCGGTTCCTCCGCCCTGCGCTCGCCGCGCGCGGCGTGCGCAGGGCCGACACGCTGGCGTCGAGCGAGTCCGGCCGCCGCATCGAGATCGGCGGTGTGGTCACGCACCGACAGCGCCCCGCGACCGCGGCGGGGGTGACGTTCCTCAACATCGAGGACGAGACCGGGATGATCAACGTCGTGTGCCCGGTCGGCGTGTGGAACCGCTACCGCCGCGTCGCCCGGCAGGCTCCCGCGATGATCGTCCGCGGCATCCTGGAGCGCAGCGAGGAGGGCGTGGTCAACGTGGTCGCCGACCGCCTCGAAGCCCTCGACACGGGCATCCGCACCGTCTCCCGCGACTTCCGCTGACCCGCGCGCCGCCGCCGCCCTGGCCGGCGCCGCCTTTACGTTCCCCTCACGATTTGTGCCAAATCGTGGTTATCGGGCCGCCATAACCACGATTTGGCACAAATCGTGCCCCGCGCAGGGGGTGCGACGACGCAGGCGCCGCGTCAGTCGTCCTCGAAGCGGAGGTGCCGCACGCTGCGGCCGTTGCGGCGCACCAGCCGCAGCGCCTCCACGCCGATGCGGATGTGCCGCTCCACGAAGTCGCGCGTCACCCCGAGGTCGCTCTGCGCCGTCTTCACGCCCTCGGGCGTCATCGGCTGGTCCGAGACCAGCAGCAGGGCGCCGCTCGGGATGCGGTTGGCGAAGCCCGCGGCGAACACCGTCGCCGTCTCCATGTCGACCGCCATGCAACGCGTGCGCCGCAGGTACTCCTTGAACGTGTCGTCGTGCTCCCACACCCGGCGGTTCGTCGTGTAGACGGTGCCGGTCCAGTAGTCCTGCTTGACGTCGCGGATGCTCGACGAGACCGCCCGCTGCAGCTGGAACGCGGGCAGCGCCGGGACTTCCGGCGGCAGGTAGTCGTTCGAGGTGCCCTCGCCGCGGATGGCCGCGATCGGCAGCACCAGGTCGCCGACCCGGCTCTTGCTCTTCACTCCCCCGCACTTGCCCAGGAACAGCGCCGCCTTCGGGCACACCGCCGAGAGCAGGTCCATTACCGTCGCGGCGTTCGGGCTGCCCATCCCGAAGTCGATCATCGTGATGCCGTCGGCCGTGGCGTTGGGCATGGACCGGTCACGGCCGCGGACCTCCGCGCCGTACCACTCGGCGAACCGCTCCACGTAGTCGCCGAAGTTGGTGAGCAGCACGTACTCGCCGAACTCCTCCAGCGGCGTCCCCGTGTAGCGCGGCAGCCAGTCGCGGACGATGGCGGCCTTGTCCTTCATCGTCGACGCCGGCGGCGCGACCGCCGCCGTGTCGACCGTGTTCTCCGCATCCACCATCTGTCGTCCCTCTCGTTCCTCAGCAGCCGCAGCGAGCAGGTCCGGCTACCCGGCGACCGTCGTGCCCAGCAGCGAGCCGATCGCGAACGTCGCCGCCAAGGCGAGCGCCCCGCCGATGACCACACGGATCATCGCACGTCCCCGCGAGCTGCCGCCGATCCACGCCGCGACGTAGCCGGTGAGCGCCAGCGCGATGAGTACCGCGACGAACGTCACCGGGATGCGCAGCTCCGGCGGCAGCAGGATGGTCAGCATCGGAAGGATCGCGCCGCACGTGAACGCGACCGCCGACGCGAGCGCCGCGTGCCACGGGCTGACCACGTCGTCCTGGTCGATCCCGAGCTCCGCCGAGAGGTGCGCCGCGAGGGCGTCGTGCTCGGTGAGCTCGATCGCGACCTGCCGCGCCGTCTCGGGCGAGAGCCCGCGCTGCTCGTACAGCCCGGTCAGCTCCTCGAGCTCCTCCTCGGGCATCTCCGCCAGCTCCCGGCGCTCCTTGGCGATCAGGGCGCGCTCGCTGTCGCGCTGGCTGCTCACCGACACGTACTCCCCGAGCGCCATCGAGATCGCACCGCCGACGAGCGCGGCAAGGCCGGCCGTGACGATCGCGGGGACGGACGTCGTCGCTCCGGCGACGCCGACCACCACCGCGGCCACCGACACGATGCCATCGTTGGCGCCGAGCACGCCGGCGCGCAGCCAGTTGAGCCGTTGGGCGAGGCCGCCGCGGTGCGGTTCGTCCGGGTGCTGCTCCGGGGCGGATGCTGCGCTTCCCATGCTGTCGGCCATGCGCCCAGCCTAGGAACCCGCGCGCACCTCCGCCAGGAAGGTTCGGCGACCCTAACGCGCCCGAGAAGCACCCCGAGCCACGCTCAAGCGCGCCGAGCCGCCCTAGTGCGACCCCAGCCGCTTGCGCAGGTAGTCGATCCGCGCCTGCAGCTGCGTCACGCTCGCCTGCGCGACCGCCGGCCCGCCGCACACGCGCCGCAGCTCGGCGTGGATGAGCCCGTGCGCCTCCCCCGTGTTCTTCGCGTACAGGCCGACCAGGCTGTTGAGCAGCTGCCGCTGCTCCTTGAGCGTCCGGTGCAGCGGCGCCGGCGGATGCCCCTCCGCCGCGGGCGAACGCGACGAGTGCCGCCGGGCCTGGCGCTGCTGCCGCTGCAGCAGCAGCTCGTGCACCTGCTCGGGTTCGAGGATGCCGGGCAGGCCGATGAAGTCGTGCTCCTCGTCCGTGCCGGGCACCGCGAAGCTCCCGAACTCCTTGCCGTCGTAGAGGACGCGGTCGAAGTTCGCCTCCGACCCCAGCGCCTCGAACGCGAACTCCTCGGTCAGCGCCTCCGACGCCCGCTCCTCGCGGTTCGCCTCGGCGACCATCGCGTCCTCGGGGTTCCACAGGTCGCCCTCGGCGTTCTCGTCCGTCACCTTGTCGAGCGCGTGGTCCCGCTCGAGCTCCATGGCGTTCGCCAGCGCCATCAGGGTCGGAACGTTCGGCAGGAACACCGAGGCCGTCTCGCCGCGACGGCGGGCGCGCACGAAGCGTCCGATGGCCTGCGCGAAGAACAGCGGGGTGGATGCGCTGGTCGCGTACACGCCGACCGCCAGCCGGGGCACGTCCACGCCCTCCGACACCATCCGCACGGCCACCATCCACCGCGAGTCGCCCTTCGAGAACTGCTCGATCCGGTCGCTCGCCTCCTTCTCGTCCGAGAGCACGACCGTCACAGGCTCGCCGCTGATCTGCTGGAGCAGGTCCGCGTACGCGCGGGCGGCGTAGTGGTCGGTCGCGATGACGAGCCCGCCGGCGTCCGGGATGGAGTTGCGCACCTCGGTGAGCCGCCTGTCCGCGGCCGACAGCACCGCCGGGATCCACTCGCCGCGCGGGTCGAGCGCCGTGCGCCAGGCCTGCGAGGTGATGTCCTTCGTGTTGCCCTCGCCGAGCCGCGCCTCCATCTCGTCGCCGGTCTTGGTGCGCCAGCGCATGTGGCCGGCGTAGACCATGAAGATGACGGGACGGACCACGCCGTCTTCGAGCGCGCGCCCGTAGCCGTAGTTGTAGTCGGTGACGGAGGTACGGATGCCCTGACGGTCAGGCAGATAGGTGACGAACGGGATCGGCGCGGTGTCGGAGCGGAACGGCGTACCCGTCAGCGACAGCCGCCGGGTGGCCCGCTCGAATGCGTCCCGGATGCCGTCGCCCCAGCTGAGCGCGTCGCCGCCGTGGTGCACCTCGTCGAGGATGACCAGCGTCTTGTGCGCCTCGGTGATGTCCTTGTGCAGCGAGGGACGCATCGCGACCTGCGCGTAGGTCACGGCGACGCCGCGGTAGTGGCGGGCGTACCGGCCGTCGGAGTTCTTGAACTCCGGATCGAGGTGCAGCCCGACGCGCGCGGCCGCCTCTGCCCACTGCCGCTTCAGGTGCTCGGTGGGCGCGACCACGGTGACGCGCTCGACCACGCGCCGGGACAGCAGCTCGGTCGCGAGACGCAGCGCGAAGGTCGTCTTACCGGCGCCGGGGGTCGCCGCGGCGAGGAAGTCGCGCGGCTCGTGGACGAAGTACGCGTCGAGGGCCTCCGCCTGCCAGGCGCGCAGCTTGTTCGCCGTGCCCCAGGCCGCACGCTCCGGGAAGGAAGGCGAAAGATGCTCCGCGGCGAAGCTGCCGGCGTGCACACCGGGCCGCTCGCCGCCGTTCCCCTCGCCGCCGTTCCCCTCGCCGCCGTTTCCCTCACCGCCGGCCCGCTCGCCGCCGGCCCGCTCACCGTCTCCGGCGGACGTGATCGGCTCGGGTTGTTCTGTCGTCTCCACTTGGATCAAATCTACCCGAGAGCACCGACACCGCCGTCCGATGCAGAATGGAGCAATGGCCGAAGCACAGCATCCCTGGTCCCGCTACGTCGCCCTCGGCGACTCGTTCACCGAAGGCATCGGCGACCCGGAGCCGGGCAGCCCGGGCGGCCATCGCGGCTGGGCGGACCGGGTGGCCGAGGTGCTCAGCAGCAAGACCGACGACTTCGCCTACGCCAACCTGGCCGTGCGCGGCAAGCTGATCAAGCAGATCCTCGACGAGCAGGTGGATGCCGCGGTCGCGCTCCGGCCTGACCTCATCACCATCTCGGCGGGCGGCAACGACGTGATCCGCCCCGGCACCGACCCCGACCAGATCGCCGCCCTCTTCGACCAGGCGGTCGCCCGCCTCAGCGCGGACGGCGCGACTGTGGTCGTCTTCACCGGCGTCGACGTCGGCTTCTCCCCCGTGTTCCGCGGCATCCGCGGCAAGGTGGCGATCTACAACGAGAACGTCCGCGCGATCGCCGCCCGCTACGACTGCATCGTGGCCGACCAGTGGGCGCTGACCGAGATCCAGGACCAGCGGATGTGGGCGCCCGACCGCCTGCACCTCGCGCCGCTCGGCCACCACACCGTCGCCCGGATGGTGCTCGCGGCGCTCAACGTCGAGAACGACCTGCAGCCGCTGCAGCCGGAGCCGCTCCCCGCGCGCACCTGGCGCCAGGCGCGGTCCGAGGACCTCTCGTGGGCACGGGAGTACCTCGTGCCGTGGGTGCTTCGCCGCATCCGGCACCAGTCGTCCGGCGATCACGTCACGCCGAAGCGCCCGGACGCGGGACCGTTCCTGCTGACCCGCGACTGAGCGCCCGCCCGGACGCGCGACCGAGCCCCGAACTCAGCTCCCGAGCCCGCCCGGGTGCGCCAGGCGCCAGCCGAATCCGGGATCCGGCACGTCCTTCGCGAGCGCCAGTGGCACGGTCGTCGTCTTCCCGTTGAGCGTGAACGTCCCCTGTCCCAGGATGTCGCCGGTGAACCCGGACGAGAGCGGACGCGTCTGGAGGTCCACCTGGATGGGCGTGTCCGACCACACGACGAACGACTTCGACTCGGTGGCGATGAGCTTCGACGACGCGCCCCACGCCGTGGTGTAGGTGCCGAACACCTGGCCCTTCTGCACCGGCGTCACCTCGTGGAAGCCCGCCTTCACGCTCGTCAGGAGCGCCTGCACGCCCGCCCACAGGTCGTCGTGGGTCGGCGCGCCGAGCACCACGCCGAGCACCCGCACCTTGGTCGACCCGACAGGCACCTGCGCCGAGAACAGCAGGCAGTTGCCGGCCTCGTCGGTGTTGCCGGTCTTGATGCCGTCCATTCCCTCGAAGCCGAGCAGAGTGTTGGTGTTGTCCTGCGACCCGGCGCCCGGAAGCGTCGCGTTCTTCTGGGAGACGATGGACGAGAGGGCCGGGGATGCCAGCACCAGCTTGCCGATCCCGATCAGGTCTTTCGTGGTGCTGACGTTGCCCGGGTCGAGGCCGTCGGGCGTGACGATCTTCGTTCCGGTGAAGCCCTTCTGCGCCAGCCACGCGTTCGCCGCCTTCACGAACGCGTCCGTCGATCCGTACGCCCAGTTCGCCAGCGAGATGGCGTAGTTGTTGGCGGAGGGCAGCAGCATCGCCTCGAACGCCTGCTTCTCTGTCATCGACGTGCCCGCGACCACCGGCGCCCACGAGCCACCCGCGCCGATCACCTGGTTCCAGATGTCGACATCCCGCTGGGTGAACGCGATGTCCGGGCCCTGATCATTGCCGTTGAGCGGCTTCTTCTCCAGCACGACCAGGGCGGTGATGGTCTTCGTGATGCTCGCGATGGGCACGCTCGCCTCGGTGCCGTGCGACGCCGAAGCGCCGGGATAGTCGGGTGCGACGATCGCGGACGCCCCGTACCCGGGCCAGGCGAGCTGCACCGCGGGCTGGGCGATCGTCTTGTCGTGCGCGGTCACCGCGGCGGTCGCCGGGATCGGCGCGACGAGCGAACCGACGACGTAGACGAACGCGACGAGGATGGCCGTCAGCAGCCCGAAGACCACGATGCGCCGGCGGCGGTACACCTTGCGTGAGACACGGCGCGGCGGATCGGCGAGGACTTGCTGGGGCACGGTCGGATTTTAGCGGGCGCTACCGATGCGACGCCTGAGAACGCGCGCGCAGCGCCCACAACGCGACGGCGGAGGCGGACGCGACGTTGAGCGAGTCCACCCCGTGCAGCATCGGGATGGTGACGACCGTGTCCGCCGCCGCGAGGGCACGCCGGCTCAGGCCGTCGCCCTCGGCCCCGAACACCATTGCGATCCGTTCCGGCGGCGCGGCCGCGTACGCGTCGAGCGTCACCGCGTCGTCGGCTAACGCCAGCGCGGCGATGTCGAACCCGGCCCCGTGCAGAAGCGGCAGGGCCGCATCCCACTCCGGCAGCCGCGTCCACGGCACCTGCAGCACGGTGCCCATGCTCACCCGCACGCTGCGGCGGTACAGCGGGTCGGCGCAGCGCGGAGTGACGAGCACGGCGTCCGCGCCGAGCCCGGCGACCGCCCGGAAGATCGCCCCGACGTTCGTGTGGTCGACGATGTCCTCCAGCACCACGACGCGGCGCGCGTCGCGGAGCAGCTCGGCCGGGTCCGGCAGCTCCGGCCGGTGCATCGCCGCCAGTGCGCCGCGGTGGAGGTGGTAGCCGGTCAGCTGCTCGAGAAGCGCGGCGTCGCCGACGAAGACGGGCACGTCAGGGAAACCGGCGAGCAGGTGCTCCACGTCGGGCAGCCACTGCTCCTGCAGCAGCACCGAGCGCGGGATGTGCCCGGCGGCGAGAGCGCGCGTGATCACCTTCGTCGACTCGGCGATGTAGAGGCCGCCGGCCGGCTCGCTGACGCGGCGCAGGGCGACGTCGGTGAGGCGGGAATAGTCGGCGAGTCCGTCGGCGTCGAGATCGTGGATGCGGTGCAGCTGCATGCCTCCAGCCTGCCAGTCCGCGAAGGGCGCGGAGGACGCATGCGGGCCGCGACATCCAGCCGCCCGAAACAAAACGGAAAACTGGGGTGTTTAGACTCAGGGACAACCTGGAGGTGCCTGTGACCACCCTGACGACCGCGCTCCCGCCGGAGCTCGC is drawn from Leifsonia shinshuensis and contains these coding sequences:
- a CDS encoding RNA methyltransferase, whose amino-acid sequence is MQLHRIHDLDADGLADYSRLTDVALRRVSEPAGGLYIAESTKVITRALAAGHIPRSVLLQEQWLPDVEHLLAGFPDVPVFVGDAALLEQLTGYHLHRGALAAMHRPELPDPAELLRDARRVVVLEDIVDHTNVGAIFRAVAGLGADAVLVTPRCADPLYRRSVRVSMGTVLQVPWTRLPEWDAALPLLHGAGFDIAALALADDAVTLDAYAAAPPERIAMVFGAEGDGLSRRALAAADTVVTIPMLHGVDSLNVASASAVALWALRARSQASHR
- a CDS encoding SGNH/GDSL hydrolase family protein, producing the protein MAEAQHPWSRYVALGDSFTEGIGDPEPGSPGGHRGWADRVAEVLSSKTDDFAYANLAVRGKLIKQILDEQVDAAVALRPDLITISAGGNDVIRPGTDPDQIAALFDQAVARLSADGATVVVFTGVDVGFSPVFRGIRGKVAIYNENVRAIAARYDCIVADQWALTEIQDQRMWAPDRLHLAPLGHHTVARMVLAALNVENDLQPLQPEPLPARTWRQARSEDLSWAREYLVPWVLRRIRHQSSGDHVTPKRPDAGPFLLTRD
- a CDS encoding DEAD/DEAH box helicase; this encodes MHAGSFAAEHLSPSFPERAAWGTANKLRAWQAEALDAYFVHEPRDFLAAATPGAGKTTFALRLATELLSRRVVERVTVVAPTEHLKRQWAEAAARVGLHLDPEFKNSDGRYARHYRGVAVTYAQVAMRPSLHKDITEAHKTLVILDEVHHGGDALSWGDGIRDAFERATRRLSLTGTPFRSDTAPIPFVTYLPDRQGIRTSVTDYNYGYGRALEDGVVRPVIFMVYAGHMRWRTKTGDEMEARLGEGNTKDITSQAWRTALDPRGEWIPAVLSAADRRLTEVRNSIPDAGGLVIATDHYAARAYADLLQQISGEPVTVVLSDEKEASDRIEQFSKGDSRWMVAVRMVSEGVDVPRLAVGVYATSASTPLFFAQAIGRFVRARRRGETASVFLPNVPTLMALANAMELERDHALDKVTDENAEGDLWNPEDAMVAEANREERASEALTEEFAFEALGSEANFDRVLYDGKEFGSFAVPGTDEEHDFIGLPGILEPEQVHELLLQRQQRQARRHSSRSPAAEGHPPAPLHRTLKEQRQLLNSLVGLYAKNTGEAHGLIHAELRRVCGGPAVAQASVTQLQARIDYLRKRLGSH
- a CDS encoding D-alanyl-D-alanine carboxypeptidase, yielding MPQQVLADPPRRVSRKVYRRRRIVVFGLLTAILVAFVYVVGSLVAPIPATAAVTAHDKTIAQPAVQLAWPGYGASAIVAPDYPGASASHGTEASVPIASITKTITALVVLEKKPLNGNDQGPDIAFTQRDVDIWNQVIGAGGSWAPVVAGTSMTEKQAFEAMLLPSANNYAISLANWAYGSTDAFVKAANAWLAQKGFTGTKIVTPDGLDPGNVSTTKDLIGIGKLVLASPALSSIVSQKNATLPGAGSQDNTNTLLGFEGMDGIKTGNTDEAGNCLLFSAQVPVGSTKVRVLGVVLGAPTHDDLWAGVQALLTSVKAGFHEVTPVQKGQVFGTYTTAWGASSKLIATESKSFVVWSDTPIQVDLQTRPLSSGFTGDILGQGTFTLNGKTTTVPLALAKDVPDPGFGWRLAHPGGLGS